A single genomic interval of Lewinellaceae bacterium harbors:
- a CDS encoding cupin domain-containing protein: MKDSRRQFIRNSGITSILGIFPGLYILNSAEIGNLSLKEGFVCQPENQETYLIAGRQAPVTLMINKIKHGINSVSFCKEEIVENDFIPIHKHGREEEIIYIQNGRGLFILGEKEFKVSAGSIAFVPKNIWHGLKNIGSDVLTMIFSYSPSGFENYFREIGVAKGEEWIEKTPEEYNAIDKKYSIVYKYTPPRWE; encoded by the coding sequence ATGAAAGACTCAAGAAGACAATTTATTAGAAACTCAGGAATTACATCTATACTGGGAATATTTCCTGGATTATATATTTTAAATAGCGCTGAAATAGGTAACCTCTCATTAAAAGAAGGGTTTGTTTGTCAACCTGAAAATCAAGAGACCTATTTGATTGCTGGTCGACAGGCCCCAGTCACCTTGATGATTAACAAAATAAAGCATGGTATTAATTCAGTGTCATTTTGTAAAGAGGAGATCGTAGAAAATGATTTCATCCCTATTCATAAACATGGAAGAGAGGAAGAAATTATTTATATACAAAATGGTCGCGGCTTATTTATCCTGGGAGAGAAAGAATTTAAAGTTAGTGCTGGAAGCATAGCGTTTGTGCCTAAAAATATTTGGCACGGACTTAAAAATATTGGTAGTGATGTATTAACGATGATTTTTTCTTACTCACCTTCAGGCTTTGAAAATTACTTCAGGGAGATTGGAGTGGCAAAAGGAGAAGAATGGATTGAAAAAACTCCTGAAGAGTATAATGCAATTGACAAGAAATATTCGATTGTTTATAAATATACCCCACCTCGCTGGGAATAG
- a CDS encoding TetR/AcrR family transcriptional regulator: MKDRKVEILEAAGALLNEQGLGGLTIKNLAREVRFTEAAVYRHFESKEAILAGLLDTLHQSLASHIKPILQDNQATPLDKIQQILSRQLDYLIDHPEFIPATFSESILNYSSSVNQQMLTIIGKMQNTLTQLVEAGQSAGQITRIIPAEDIMSMLLGSFRFLLQRWQMNRRAFNLKTTGHQHINHLIQLIQNE, encoded by the coding sequence ATGAAAGACCGGAAAGTCGAAATCCTGGAAGCCGCCGGAGCACTGCTGAACGAACAAGGCCTGGGCGGACTGACCATCAAAAATCTGGCTCGCGAAGTCCGTTTTACTGAAGCTGCAGTCTACCGGCACTTTGAAAGCAAAGAGGCCATCCTCGCCGGGCTCCTGGACACCCTGCACCAATCCCTGGCCAGCCACATCAAGCCCATCCTGCAAGACAACCAAGCAACGCCCCTGGATAAAATACAGCAGATCCTGAGCCGGCAACTCGATTATTTAATTGACCATCCGGAGTTTATCCCGGCTACCTTTTCGGAAAGCATCCTCAACTACAGTTCATCCGTTAACCAGCAGATGCTGACCATCATTGGCAAAATGCAAAACACATTAACCCAGCTCGTAGAGGCCGGACAATCCGCGGGACAAATAACCCGCATTATCCCGGCCGAAGACATCATGTCCATGTTGCTGGGGTCCTTCCGGTTTTTGTTACAGCGCTGGCAGATGAATCGCCGCGCCTTTAACCTAAAAACAACCGGGCACCAGCACATCAACCATTTAATTCAACTCATCCAAAACGAATAA
- a CDS encoding amidohydrolase, with protein MPKTILVLLAFCFQCSLVRAQTKIIDMHIHSYSDADFGEREPTTDYYGMKGASNAEVHRVETFAAFKKWNIVKAMVSGNPQSVEEWAAKDDDNQVIRGILIFSPDDYGLDSIKFEQMVKDGKIEVFGEIGAYYSGTTLSDPIWQPYLRICERYDVPVAVHTGGGDPGGTYSWSPKARLIKGDPYLIEDVLVKYPKLRIYLMHNGGEEWHEHALRLMAYYPQLYTDIAVMLWVEPNTQRTVTEFLMNAKHSGYLDRVMFGSDQMVWPYAIEKSINFLNSLDFLTAKEKEGIFYDNAARFLKLK; from the coding sequence ATGCCTAAAACGATCCTTGTTTTACTTGCTTTTTGCTTTCAATGCTCACTTGTACGTGCGCAGACCAAAATTATAGATATGCACATTCATTCCTATTCGGATGCTGACTTTGGTGAACGAGAACCAACGACCGATTACTATGGAATGAAAGGTGCTTCAAATGCAGAAGTACATCGGGTTGAAACTTTTGCAGCTTTTAAAAAATGGAACATTGTTAAAGCCATGGTAAGTGGTAACCCTCAAAGTGTCGAGGAATGGGCTGCAAAGGATGATGATAATCAGGTAATCAGAGGGATATTGATTTTTTCACCTGATGATTATGGCTTGGACAGCATTAAGTTTGAGCAAATGGTCAAGGACGGAAAAATTGAAGTATTTGGAGAAATTGGAGCATATTATAGTGGTACTACGCTAAGCGATCCAATCTGGCAGCCTTATTTACGTATTTGCGAAAGGTATGATGTTCCTGTTGCAGTTCATACAGGGGGAGGCGATCCGGGAGGAACTTATTCATGGTCTCCGAAAGCAAGGCTGATCAAGGGTGATCCCTATTTAATTGAAGATGTATTGGTGAAATATCCGAAGCTGAGGATTTATTTGATGCATAACGGTGGAGAAGAGTGGCACGAACATGCTTTGCGACTTATGGCCTATTATCCCCAATTATATACGGATATCGCGGTTATGCTTTGGGTTGAGCCCAATACTCAGCGAACGGTAACAGAATTTCTGATGAACGCAAAACATTCGGGTTATTTAGACCGGGTGATGTTTGGGTCAGACCAAATGGTATGGCCATATGCTATTGAAAAATCAATTAATTTTCTTAATAGTCTGGATTTCCTTACAGCAAAAGAAAAAGAAGGTATTTTTTATGATAATGCAGCTCGATTTTTAAAATTGAAATAA